Proteins from a genomic interval of Mesobacillus sp. S13:
- a CDS encoding STAS domain-containing protein, giving the protein MNLDAKINVEGIDFKWNMENGKFLFEEQDAVLFWITSAMKSFFDTIEEVSGEEAANLVLETTGYRQGLVVGEYFSNIKDLNVKDAARMITHTYASAGWGRSEIVKLDIDSYTFSAQIRDSWEYKINLAQGKRSGTSFLAAHFAGVFSGLFGTHIWYELVQDQLQGHEYSIVSYFPSNITAAANIHELARKKESEEIKRLEEMVELKTEELKILVKKLSSPIIPVLDGIVVVPLIGKYDEGRSEDLFINTLHNLPKYKANYLILDLTGIDNDINDLTIDLIKKIGTSASLIGIKSILVGISAGLAMKITTSGISLSKYEVFQTLQHGIYHALGQAGKTII; this is encoded by the coding sequence TTGAATTTGGATGCAAAAATAAATGTAGAAGGCATTGACTTTAAATGGAATATGGAGAATGGCAAGTTCTTATTTGAGGAGCAAGATGCTGTATTATTTTGGATTACTTCAGCAATGAAGTCATTTTTTGACACCATTGAGGAAGTATCTGGAGAGGAAGCAGCTAACCTTGTTCTGGAAACAACCGGTTACCGACAGGGATTAGTAGTCGGGGAATATTTTAGCAACATAAAAGACTTAAATGTGAAAGACGCTGCCAGAATGATCACCCACACCTATGCGTCTGCTGGCTGGGGAAGGTCTGAGATAGTAAAACTGGATATAGACTCTTACACTTTCTCAGCACAGATCAGGGACAGCTGGGAATATAAAATTAATTTGGCTCAGGGAAAAAGAAGCGGAACATCCTTCCTTGCAGCCCATTTTGCAGGGGTTTTTAGCGGACTTTTTGGCACTCATATATGGTATGAGCTTGTACAGGATCAGTTGCAAGGTCATGAATATAGTATTGTTTCCTACTTTCCATCCAACATCACCGCTGCTGCTAATATTCATGAACTGGCACGTAAGAAAGAGTCTGAAGAGATTAAACGTTTAGAAGAGATGGTAGAGCTAAAAACAGAAGAATTGAAAATTCTCGTTAAGAAACTGTCATCCCCTATCATTCCCGTTTTGGATGGGATAGTGGTCGTGCCTTTAATCGGAAAATATGATGAAGGCAGATCAGAAGACTTATTTATCAATACCTTACATAATCTGCCAAAGTATAAGGCTAATTATCTGATTCTAGATTTAACTGGCATTGATAATGACATAAATGATCTAACCATCGATTTGATAAAAAAAATCGGGACTTCTGCTTCCTTAATTGGGATCAAATCTATATTAGTCGGTATTTCTGCAGGACTGGCGATGAAAATAACGACATCAGGGATTAGTCTTTCAAAATATGAAGTTTTCCAGACATTGCAGCATGGAATATACCATGCTCTAGGCCAGGCAGGTAAAACGATTATTTAA